Proteins found in one Halobaculum sp. MBLA0147 genomic segment:
- a CDS encoding OB-fold nucleic acid binding domain-containing protein — MGTCIICGTDTDGRICDSHEQDVVFEFKGSDPSLLRDGRFYRGTVDGYADFGVFVDVSPDVTGLLHRSELDQRLESLDWEPGDTVYVQVKGVRDNGNVDLAWSIRQAEREFRGSLVQDGQTDREPTANDAMGDDGDDGDGRTRTDATDDGSAADGADDETTADAADDTDADESDADTGADGAGSGDDAAADAETDGQVTHQPSPAEDDRQTADDSSFEFGAPTEDADEAADESDDGTADAAEPSDDTAESTADAETVDDSETTDDPGTETETDTERDADATAETADETETADDTETDADDDTERVAVDSLESRVGETVRLEGEITDARQTSGPTVFELRDETGTVDCAAFVEAGVRAYPGIEVGETVRLEGEVERRRDEIQVETEALAALEGADAEAVEARLAEAMRAKTRPDEVTTLADHPAVDAVSESLLDAAEAIHRAVLSERPIVVRHAATADGYAAGAAVERATLPLVRAEHPESDAEYHFFDRRPLDGSVYDMDAATNDTTRMLSDRERHGEKLPLVLLLGTGSTEESADGLGLLGVYGAERVVVDPRAGDEAVADSVETMVNPAPTPDAPALTTAALAATLAATVNPDAATAVSHLPAVSYWESTPTAFADLAAEAGYDDERVAQLREAIALEAFYQQYEDKRELVADLLFEDDGDLAAHVAAQFRERLETELDTAAPNVETHEVDGRTARVLDADAFAHRYDFPPTALLADELHRRHGGVVVVLGDDDLYVRADDDVDVRAVADAAGEAVPDGAVTAAGVREGRIEYLTGRREAVCEAVLDAVAEAA, encoded by the coding sequence ATGGGTACGTGTATCATCTGTGGGACGGACACCGACGGACGGATCTGTGACTCCCACGAGCAGGACGTCGTCTTCGAGTTCAAAGGATCGGACCCCTCGTTGCTCCGTGACGGGCGGTTCTACCGCGGGACGGTCGACGGGTACGCCGACTTCGGCGTGTTCGTCGACGTCTCGCCGGACGTGACCGGGCTCCTCCACCGGTCGGAGCTGGATCAGCGACTGGAGTCGCTGGACTGGGAACCGGGCGACACGGTGTACGTGCAGGTGAAGGGCGTCCGCGACAACGGTAACGTCGACCTGGCGTGGTCGATCCGACAGGCGGAACGTGAGTTCCGCGGGTCGCTCGTCCAAGACGGCCAGACGGACCGCGAGCCGACCGCCAACGACGCGATGGGCGACGACGGGGACGACGGCGACGGGAGGACCCGCACCGACGCCACCGACGACGGGTCGGCCGCCGACGGGGCCGACGACGAGACGACCGCCGACGCGGCCGACGACACCGACGCGGACGAGTCCGACGCCGACACCGGTGCAGACGGTGCCGGGTCGGGCGACGACGCGGCGGCCGACGCCGAGACGGACGGTCAGGTGACACACCAGCCGTCGCCCGCCGAGGACGACCGCCAGACGGCCGACGACTCCAGTTTCGAGTTCGGTGCGCCCACCGAGGACGCCGACGAGGCGGCCGACGAGTCCGACGACGGCACGGCAGACGCCGCCGAGCCGAGCGACGACACGGCGGAGTCGACCGCAGACGCCGAGACGGTCGACGACTCCGAGACGACCGACGACCCCGGGACCGAGACCGAGACCGACACCGAGAGGGACGCGGACGCGACCGCCGAGACGGCCGACGAGACAGAGACGGCCGACGACACCGAGACGGACGCGGACGACGACACCGAGCGCGTCGCCGTCGACTCCCTCGAGAGTCGCGTCGGTGAGACCGTCCGCTTGGAGGGTGAGATCACGGACGCACGCCAGACGAGCGGCCCGACCGTCTTCGAGCTGCGCGACGAGACGGGGACCGTCGACTGTGCGGCCTTCGTCGAGGCGGGCGTGCGCGCCTACCCCGGTATCGAGGTCGGCGAGACGGTGCGTCTGGAGGGCGAGGTGGAGCGCCGTCGCGACGAGATCCAGGTGGAGACGGAGGCGCTGGCCGCTCTCGAAGGCGCGGACGCCGAGGCCGTCGAGGCGCGACTCGCGGAGGCGATGCGGGCGAAGACGCGCCCGGACGAGGTGACCACACTCGCGGACCACCCGGCGGTCGACGCCGTGAGCGAGTCGCTTCTGGACGCCGCCGAGGCGATCCACCGGGCGGTGCTCTCGGAGCGACCGATCGTGGTGCGCCACGCCGCCACCGCGGACGGCTACGCGGCCGGCGCGGCCGTCGAGCGGGCGACGCTCCCGCTGGTGCGTGCAGAACACCCGGAGAGCGACGCGGAGTACCACTTCTTCGACCGACGACCGCTCGACGGGTCGGTCTACGACATGGACGCGGCGACGAACGACACGACGCGGATGCTCTCGGACCGCGAGCGCCACGGCGAGAAGCTGCCGCTCGTCCTCCTGCTCGGGACCGGCTCGACGGAGGAGTCCGCGGACGGACTCGGACTCTTGGGCGTGTACGGCGCCGAGCGGGTCGTCGTCGACCCGCGAGCCGGTGACGAGGCGGTCGCCGACTCCGTGGAGACGATGGTGAACCCGGCGCCGACGCCGGACGCGCCGGCGTTGACGACGGCGGCGCTGGCGGCGACGCTGGCGGCGACGGTGAACCCCGACGCCGCGACGGCGGTGTCGCACCTCCCGGCGGTCTCCTACTGGGAGTCGACGCCGACGGCGTTCGCCGACCTCGCCGCCGAGGCGGGGTACGACGACGAGCGCGTCGCCCAGTTGCGCGAGGCCATCGCGCTGGAGGCGTTCTACCAGCAGTACGAGGACAAACGCGAACTCGTCGCGGACCTGCTGTTCGAGGACGACGGCGACCTGGCGGCACACGTCGCCGCACAGTTCCGCGAGCGGTTGGAGACGGAACTGGACACGGCCGCGCCGAACGTCGAGACCCACGAGGTCGACGGCCGGACCGCGCGGGTGCTCGACGCCGACGCGTTCGCCCACCGGTACGACTTCCCGCCGACGGCGTTGTTGGCCGACGAACTCCACCGTCGCCACGGCGGTGTCGTCGTCGTACTCGGTGACGACGACCTCTACGTCCGTGCCGACGACGACGTGGACGTGCGCGCGGTCGCCGACGCCGCCGGCGAGGCGGTCCCCGACGGCGCCGTCACCGCCGCCGGCGTCCGCGAGGGGCGCATCGAGTACCTGACCGGCCGCCGCGAGGCGGTCTGCGAGGCCGTGCTGGACGCCGTCGCCGAGGCCGCCTGA